The following are encoded in a window of Candidatus Hydrogenedentota bacterium genomic DNA:
- a CDS encoding HDOD domain-containing protein, whose translation MSDVHPDIIQCSCGQKMRIPAGSQSQVFKCVRCGALVDRHPTKSRHADGDPSTQAHQGENDPLLNLFLSQGLINEEQAAEALAEFVPSKEKIFETLIRLQIITEDQLHAFLAKESGTAMISLAHFTIDRHLTDLIPIELITSQWVLPIDKLGRSMTVAMVCPLDTVAIRAVEEYSGLRLRPMLCKASEFQISLNKHFRHKSKEPGGLTAQPITRTMIPPKKQSETPTQEKAATAAKVVDFREAIQALDTLPVPTKIMNLVDASVGTDAVGLRQIIAAAQKTPPFTARLLSNANSQAYGIPGQVNSIPMAVALLVDEAISIVTMALPKYTTADESLWNPWNHFSQYVAKVAALFAGGSGRVVPNEAYCAGLLHGIGVYALAAVAEEETKHIDPALIGPARLAVEEQLFKLCHNEAGAILCRRWNIPESIATAVGCYPDPGKAGSFRDLAELLFIATQLATVDGSLNRDALTLCKESFDYLQLGSKDVSTLIEQYTSQRAKA comes from the coding sequence TTGTCTGACGTCCATCCTGACATTATTCAGTGTTCCTGTGGTCAAAAAATGCGTATTCCCGCGGGATCGCAGAGTCAAGTATTTAAATGTGTACGGTGTGGTGCCCTTGTAGATCGGCATCCCACTAAATCACGCCACGCTGATGGTGATCCGTCGACACAAGCCCATCAAGGTGAAAATGATCCGCTGCTCAATTTGTTTTTGAGTCAAGGACTTATTAATGAAGAGCAGGCGGCGGAGGCTCTTGCAGAATTTGTTCCGAGTAAAGAAAAAATATTCGAAACCCTTATACGGCTGCAGATAATTACAGAAGATCAATTGCACGCTTTTCTTGCCAAGGAATCGGGTACGGCAATGATTAGTCTTGCTCACTTCACGATTGATCGCCATCTTACCGACCTGATTCCCATCGAGCTCATCACAAGCCAATGGGTCTTGCCTATCGATAAGCTGGGTCGGTCCATGACGGTTGCCATGGTTTGTCCGCTGGACACGGTGGCTATCAGAGCCGTCGAAGAATACTCCGGTTTACGCTTGCGCCCTATGTTATGTAAAGCCAGCGAATTCCAAATATCGCTGAACAAACATTTTCGGCATAAGTCAAAAGAGCCGGGAGGGCTCACAGCGCAACCGATCACGCGCACTATGATTCCACCGAAAAAACAATCGGAAACACCGACGCAAGAGAAAGCGGCTACAGCGGCTAAAGTCGTTGATTTTCGCGAAGCAATCCAAGCCTTAGACACCCTGCCTGTCCCAACAAAGATCATGAATCTTGTGGATGCGTCTGTGGGTACCGATGCCGTTGGGCTGCGCCAAATTATCGCTGCTGCACAAAAGACACCGCCTTTCACGGCAAGATTATTGAGCAATGCCAACAGCCAAGCCTATGGTATTCCGGGACAAGTGAATAGTATTCCCATGGCGGTCGCCCTATTGGTGGATGAGGCCATCTCCATTGTGACCATGGCGCTTCCGAAATATACAACGGCCGATGAATCCTTGTGGAATCCTTGGAATCATTTTTCTCAATATGTCGCTAAAGTTGCTGCGCTCTTTGCCGGGGGCAGCGGGCGTGTTGTACCCAATGAGGCCTATTGTGCAGGCTTGCTGCATGGTATCGGTGTGTATGCCCTTGCCGCCGTTGCCGAAGAGGAGACGAAGCATATTGACCCGGCTCTTATCGGGCCGGCACGCTTGGCAGTAGAAGAACAGCTCTTCAAATTGTGCCATAATGAGGCAGGCGCTATTTTGTGCCGCCGTTGGAACATTCCTGAGAGCATAGCTACCGCAGTGGGATGTTATCCTGATCCGGGTAAGGCGGGCTCTTTTCGCGATCTGGCAGAGTTGCTGTTTATCGCTACCCAGCTCGCCACTGTTGACGGTTCATTAAACCGAGACGCTTTGACCTTGTGTAAAGAGTCTTTTGATTACCTGCAACTCGGATCTAAGGATGTATCCACTCTTATTGAACAATATACTTCGCAAAGGGCAAAGGCCTGA